ACGGCGGATTTTCTGTTTTTGCCGGAGTTGGTGAGCGAACCAGAGAGGGTAACGATCTTTACCATGAAATGAAAGATTCTGGCGTGCTGGAAAAAACAGCATTGGTTTTCGGTCAGATGAATGAGCCACCAGGAGCCCGTGCCAGAGTCGCACTATCCGCGCTAGCAATGGCTGAATATTTCCGTGATGAAGAAAAACAGGATGTATTGCTATTTGTAGATAATATTTTCCGATTCACTCAAGCCGGTTCAGAAGTATCCGCATTACTCGGACGCATACCTTCTGCTGTAGGTTACCAGCCGACATTAGCGACAGATATGGGTGAATTACAGGAACGCATTACCTCCACAAAGAACGGATCGATTACTTCCATGCAGGCTGTGTATGTTCCCGCTGACGATTTGACTGATCCGGCACCGGCCACAACGTTTGCCCATTTGGATTCCACTGTAGTATTATCCCGCGCGCTTTCCGAACTGGCTATTTATCCGGCGGTTGATCCACTCGATTCCGCTTCGACAATCCTTGATCCGAGAATTGTGGGACAGGAGCACTATGATGTCGCTCGCGGAGTACAGAAGATTTTACAAAGGTATAAAGATTTGCAGGATATAATCGCGATTTTGGGGATGGAAGAACTGTCGGACGAAGACAAAATTATCGTTACCCGCGCCAGAAAAGTTCAGAAGTATCTGTCACAGCCTTTCTTCGTAGCGGAAACATTTACCGGAACTGAAGGAAAATATGTTACGCTCAAAGACACGATTCGTGGTTTCAAAGCGATTCTAGACGGTGAATTCGACACTGTACCGGAGCAGGAATTCTATATGAAAGGCAGTATTGACGATATTAAAAAACAATAATAATTATGGCAAACAAACTACAATTTGAAATAACCACTCCCGAGGGTAAGGTTTATTCCGACCAGGTGGATGAAGTTATTTTACCTACTCCCAAGGGGGAGATTGGTATTCTGCCGAACCATATTCCGCTGGTTTCTTTGCTTAGTCCGGGAGAGGTAAGAATAAAGAAAAATGGGGAAGAAACATATCTGGCGGTCTCCGGTGGTTTTATTGAAGTGAGGCCGGATAAAATTGTAGTGCTGGCTGACACTGCGGAACATGCAGATGAGATTGACGAAGCTCGTGCCGAAGCTGCGAAAATTCAGGCGCAGGAATTGGTCAACGTTAAAAGGACTGATGATAAGGAATTTGCCGCTTTAACCGCCAAGATTGAAAAAGAATTTGCCAGACTGAAAGTTGTCAGGCGCAGGCGCAGAAGACGAGATGTGCCACCAACGTCAGGAAATTAACACTGCATAAACAGAAGATAATAATCAAAAAAATGAAATCAAATTCACAACCGGAAAAAGATAATAAAAAAAATGCCAGTCCGCTCGTGCAGGAAGTTATTGAGCGCAATCTCGAGCAAAGCGCAATCTTCCGCGGTCCGGATGCTTATTTAGCCCGGAAATATTATCGTGCCCAACATCCGACGGAAATATTATGGTTTAAATGCATGGATGGACGTTTGCATGGGCCGGTAATTACTGAAACTCCGGTGGGAATCATTCAGCCGCTACGTAATTTAGCTGGTTCATTTGAACTAGGTTGGGGTTATCTGGCTGACATTTTCCTGCAGTGGGTAATGTACGCTGTGCAGAACGGCAGACGGTGTCTGCCATTCATTACTTACCATTGGTCCAAAAGTGATATCCATAAAGGGTGCAAAGGCCACAATTATGATGTGGAAAAAGCTAAGACGGATGCCAGTGGCTTGGTTGCCAATATTGAAAAAGCATTTGGTAAAGATCACCAGGTTGTTTATCCGATTATGGTCGGCATTGAAACGGATGAAGATGCAATGGTTTTACATGGAGTTAACGGCAGCTCGCTTAACATGATAAATGAGTTAGAAACAGCGGCTGATATACTGAAAGAAAAAGTTCGTCTGCTATATCCGGACATGCATTCGCAGGTGATTGATGATTTGTTTGCTTTGGTTGCCGGTAATATTAAACATATACTTCATCTACGTGCCAATCCGAGACCGGACCAGCAAACAATGCACAACGAACAGATTATTGCGGTGGGCAGGGGATTTGACTGGTTGCACTGGCAGAACCGCGCTTTGATCATTGGGCCTTTTTCCTATGATGTGGCAACTCCGATCGCAACCGCGGCCACAATTATACTTGATAATATCAATAAAGGTTTAATTCCGGCGGAAGAAGGAGCACTATTGATGACGACAGGAGTTTATCGCCTACCAACCGGTCCGGAACCGATTCTCGCTGAACTGAAAGCCAGCTATCTGGAAGAATTTGCGTTGAATGTAATAAAGACTAGAGTACCGGAATTATATCCTTATCTGCATGTCTTATCCGGCACAGTAGATATGGAAACCCGATTATTCAACATATTGACTGCTAAATAACTAAACTCATATTTGATACTTGTCGTAAGCAAGTAATTGTTTAATTTATTATTTTTCTAAAAGCGCCCGCTGTGGGCGCTTTTGCTTTGTTAAATTATTATAGGGATACCGTTTTTCTAGTTTCTAATTTTCCAGTTACTATTGACTATCCATTTAATACTGGTCAATTCTTTCAAACCGATTGGTCCGCGGGCATGTAGTTTTTGTGTGGAGATACCAACCTCCGCCCCTAATCCGAACTGAAAACCGTCAGTAAAACGAGTTGAAGTGTTTACATAAACAGCAGCAGCATCTATCATTTCAAGGAATTTCTTTCCCACTCTTTTGTCTTTCGTTAAAACTGCTTCTGAATGCCCCGATGTGTGTTCTTGAATAAAGCTGATCGCCTCAGTAAAGTTTTTTATAGTTTTCACTGACATTTGTAAACCAAGAAATTCTTTGCCGAAATCGTTCTTCTTTGCCTTTTGCAACAACTCCTTTGGATAGCATGATTGCAAAATTCTATAACTGGCCGGATCGGCTTTAATTAATACCTGATGTTTTTTCAGTCGAACGGCAGTTTGTGGTAATAATTTCGGGGCAATCGCATGATCCAGAACGAGCGTGTCCAGGGCATTGCAAACTGTCGGACGCTGGGTTTTGGCGTTTTCGATAATTATTGCCGACTTAATGATATCGGCTGTTTTTTCCACATATGTATGGCAAACCCCCGCGCCGGTTTCTATTACTGGCACGCTGGCATTTGCACGTACAAAGTCAATCAATCTTCTGCTACCTCTAGGTATCAACACGTCAATATATTCATTCAGGCGGAGCAGTTGGACTATCATGGATTTTTTTGGAGCGTCCAAAAACTGAACGGTGAATTTTGAAAAACCGTTTTTTTCCAAAGCACGCTGAATTAATGATACAAATATTTTGTTGGTAGAATTCGCTTCCTTACCGCCTTTGAGGATTACGGCATTTCCTGCCTTGAGTGCTAAACTCGATATTTCAACTGTTACATTCGGTCTTGATTCGTAAATTACACCCATGACGCCGATTGGAACTCGTACTCTTAAAATATGCAGTCCGTTTGGTTGTTTGAAATTTTCGGTTATTTCTCCAACGGGGTCGGGTAATTGGATAACAGCTAGCAGGCTTTTTCTGATGAACTTTAAGCGTTTC
The Patescibacteria group bacterium genome window above contains:
- the atpD gene encoding F0F1 ATP synthase subunit beta — its product is MSQTTGKISQIIGPVVDVKFDKDLPLIYTALEVYKEENGKKHKIVLEVQQQLEGNVVRTVSMDSTDGLSRNMEVINTGGPITVPVGKETLGRMFSLLGEPLDDKEPVKTAKRYPIHRPAPKFEDQTTQYEILETGIKVIDLICPILKGGKVGLLGGAGVGKTVVIQELIRNIAQEHGGFSVFAGVGERTREGNDLYHEMKDSGVLEKTALVFGQMNEPPGARARVALSALAMAEYFRDEEKQDVLLFVDNIFRFTQAGSEVSALLGRIPSAVGYQPTLATDMGELQERITSTKNGSITSMQAVYVPADDLTDPAPATTFAHLDSTVVLSRALSELAIYPAVDPLDSASTILDPRIVGQEHYDVARGVQKILQRYKDLQDIIAILGMEELSDEDKIIVTRARKVQKYLSQPFFVAETFTGTEGKYVTLKDTIRGFKAILDGEFDTVPEQEFYMKGSIDDIKKQ
- a CDS encoding F0F1 ATP synthase subunit epsilon, producing the protein MANKLQFEITTPEGKVYSDQVDEVILPTPKGEIGILPNHIPLVSLLSPGEVRIKKNGEETYLAVSGGFIEVRPDKIVVLADTAEHADEIDEARAEAAKIQAQELVNVKRTDDKEFAALTAKIEKEFARLKVVRRRRRRRDVPPTSGN
- a CDS encoding glutamate-5-semialdehyde dehydrogenase — encoded protein: MNKPIQKIGKRARVASREFSQASNSRKNAVLKTLAGLIQKNESAIIRANREDIQRQGENHPLSDRLMLNPKRLKFIRKSLLAVIQLPDPVGEITENFKQPNGLHILRVRVPIGVMGVIYESRPNVTVEISSLALKAGNAVILKGGKEANSTNKIFVSLIQRALEKNGFSKFTVQFLDAPKKSMIVQLLRLNEYIDVLIPRGSRRLIDFVRANASVPVIETGAGVCHTYVEKTADIIKSAIIIENAKTQRPTVCNALDTLVLDHAIAPKLLPQTAVRLKKHQVLIKADPASYRILQSCYPKELLQKAKKNDFGKEFLGLQMSVKTIKNFTEAISFIQEHTSGHSEAVLTKDKRVGKKFLEMIDAAAVYVNTSTRFTDGFQFGLGAEVGISTQKLHARGPIGLKELTSIKWIVNSNWKIRN